A window of Hevea brasiliensis isolate MT/VB/25A 57/8 chromosome 14, ASM3005281v1, whole genome shotgun sequence contains these coding sequences:
- the LOC131172864 gene encoding uncharacterized protein LOC131172864 codes for MADSQALPQAQLTSEINDQPKQKDIITFMDAEWYNAAAEGQIDKLKDYTEPLDLLRTPNKNTVLHVYITVVQNETKESIEFVELIISKCSSLLTEPNIKGETPLHIATRFGHKSIVEFLIQSIKKAQREDLERGAEASTSDKMLKKTSTNEDTALHEAVRNNHPQVVEILIRDKPEFANIANAAGESPLYLAALLEYKSIAVEISNTSLVAYTGPNSRTALHEAVISKDKGTLHVTP; via the coding sequence ATGGCGGATTCCCAAGCTTTGCCTCAAGCCCAATTAACATCTGAGATCAATGATCAGCCCAAACAGAAAGACATCATCACTTTCATGGATGCTGAATGGTACAATGCTGCAGCTGAAGGCCAAATTGACAAACTCAAAGATTACACAGAGCCTCTAGATCTTTTGCGTACCCCAAACAAAAATACAGTTCTGCATGTTTACATCACAGTAGTACAAAATGAAACGAAAGAATCCATTGAATTTGTGGAACTAATTATCAGCAAATGTTCATCACTGCTAACTGAGCCCAACATCAAAGGCGAAACTCCGCTGCACATTGCGACAAGGTTCGGGCACAAAAGCATAGTCGAATTTCTTATTCAAAGCATCAAGAAGGCTCAAAGAGAAGACCTTGAGAGAGGCGCAGAGGCATCAACAAGTGATAAGATGCTGAAGAAGACAAGCACAAATGAAGACACAGCCTTACACGAGGCTGTGAGAAATAATCATCCTCAAGTGGTGGAAATATTGATTAGAGACAAGCCTGAATTTGCAAACATAGCTAATGCCGCTGGAGAAAGCCCGCTTTACTTGGCAGCATTGCTAGAGTACAAAAGCATTGCCGTTGAGATATCGAATACCTCATTAGTGGCATACACCGGTCCCAACAGTAGAACAGCTTTGCATGAAGCTGTGATAAGTAAAGATAAAGGTACActtcatgtaacaccctag